Below is a genomic region from Flammeovirgaceae bacterium SG7u.111.
CGATAAAGGTTTTTAACTCTTCCAAATACTACTATTGGTTACATTTTATATCTAAATCTGAAGACTTTATTGATTACGGCAAAACAGAAATTGAAATTTATATCAATAGACCACCTTTTAAAACCGATTCGATTAAATTATTCAATTCTCAAAGAGAACTCCTAGAAGCCAAAAAGGCTTTACCTTACAACAAGGCCATGAAATACAAAAATATATTCTTGAGAAGAAACTTCTCTGAATACGATTTGTTCGAGATATCTGGAGCTCAATATTTCACGATGATTAGCAAAACTTTAAAAGAGCGATTTGATATTGAAAAAATAACAGGTCTAGAATATTTAGAGTATAATAAAATACAAAAATATCTTTAACACGGTGTATAAGGTATTTGATGGTTTCGAAAGTTTATTGCTTTTTAAAGCCTGCTTGTTATATACTAAAGGTTGGTTTTAATGTAGAATGTTATTTTCAAAAGAATACTAAATGACCCAATCCGAACTCATAATTTTAAACTTTACAGAAATAAGGAGAAAAAGTATAATACTGTGGAATGGACTTCCCGAGAGCCATTACGATTGGAGACCTGACAAGAATGCAATGAGTGCGATAGAAATGATAAGGCACGTATTGGAAGCCGATTATGGATGGAACATTATTGTCAACCAAGGTGATATGACAAATTATAAATCACCTTGGGAAAACCGACCATTTGTAAGTGTGGATGATGAACTTGGATTTGCCAAACCCTATCGAGAAAGGTTCTTAGAAAGTGTTAGGCGGTTTTCGAAGGAAGAATTAGATACAATCAAAATTATTCATCCAGGCAATGGTAAAGAGAAAGTACTTGGAAAATATTTATTGCGGATCGGGTATCACGAATCTATCCACGCAGGACAATTCCTTTCATATTTAAGAACAATGGGGATTAAACGCCCAGAAATATGGGACTGAGAATAAAAAACTATAGCCAACAAAAAGGCTAAGCAAACATGCTTCATGGCATGGTAAACGGGAACGTTTTATCTTTCAAACCAAATGCACTTAGACGATGAAGTTTGTGACAAAACCAATGCGGTCAAGACCTGAGCAGACGATCAGGGCTGAGGGGGGCATGAATATTCTGGCACATATATATACATACAGAAAGTGTTTTGAAACACGGGGGCATATACCTCTTACTCCTTCTTATTAAACAAATCAGAAACTATAATTATGAATCAAGTTATTATGTTTTTATTAAGTGTTTTTCTACTAACATCATGTATAGATAAAAAAATGATGTCAAAAAGTATTTCACTTAACGATATTACTATAAACTGGTATCACTATAGTTATTTAACAAATGATAGTGATGATTTTATTGAATTGGATAATGGCAATATGTCGGTTATTATTTCGAAAACTTTTGAAGGGAAAATAAGAGATATTTATGTATCAAACGACACCATATGTATAAAACATTATGAGAAAAGAAAATTGCACGAGAATGAATTCCTTTTAAAAGGAGATATTTGGGGGTATAAAATACACTACGAAACTGTAATGTCGCCGTCGCAAATCAGATCGCTGAAAAAAGATTAAAACCCACTAGTCTTATGGTTTATGCAAGGGTATGTGTATAGTTTTTTTCATATTTCCTGTCTTGGTTTATGACCGCATAGATCTGAGCGAGACGTTTTGGCTTGAGGAACTATAGTAACAAGTGGCTCTAAAAACTATTTAAAATGAAATTGAGATTCTCAAATATCGGCAGCACATTTACTCTAGGCTAGAGAAGTGCTTCTCATTTGGAAAAAGAAAACTCACAACACAAAC
It encodes:
- a CDS encoding DinB family protein, which produces MTQSELIILNFTEIRRKSIILWNGLPESHYDWRPDKNAMSAIEMIRHVLEADYGWNIIVNQGDMTNYKSPWENRPFVSVDDELGFAKPYRERFLESVRRFSKEELDTIKIIHPGNGKEKVLGKYLLRIGYHESIHAGQFLSYLRTMGIKRPEIWD